A genomic stretch from Bosea sp. F3-2 includes:
- a CDS encoding amino acid ABC transporter ATP-binding protein, whose product MPAVLIEDIHKSYGALEVLKGVSLSVETGQVVAIIGRSGSGKSTLLRCINGLESFQSGRIEVAGHAMDRDPKKLRELRKDVGIVFQSYNLFPHLTVGQNIMLSPRITKNVPQAEALALAKEVLAQVGLSEKFDSYPDNLSGGQQQRVAIARSLAMKPKVMLFDEVTSALDPELTGEVLLVMEKLAKGGMTMLLVTHEMNFARTVANTTVFMHQGKIWEQGPSKELFATPQTPELRNFVKAGAQ is encoded by the coding sequence ATGCCAGCCGTTCTCATTGAAGACATCCACAAGAGCTATGGCGCGCTGGAGGTGCTGAAGGGCGTCTCGCTCAGCGTCGAGACCGGGCAGGTGGTCGCCATCATCGGCCGCTCGGGCTCGGGCAAGTCGACGCTGCTGCGCTGCATCAACGGGCTCGAATCCTTCCAGTCCGGCCGCATCGAGGTCGCCGGCCATGCGATGGACCGCGACCCGAAAAAGCTGCGCGAGCTGCGCAAGGATGTCGGCATCGTCTTCCAGAGCTACAACCTGTTCCCGCATCTGACGGTCGGCCAGAACATCATGCTCTCGCCGCGCATCACCAAGAACGTGCCGCAGGCCGAGGCGCTGGCGCTCGCGAAGGAAGTGCTGGCGCAGGTCGGCCTCTCCGAGAAGTTCGACAGCTATCCCGACAATCTCTCCGGCGGTCAGCAGCAGCGCGTCGCCATCGCGCGTTCGCTGGCGATGAAGCCCAAGGTGATGCTGTTCGACGAGGTCACCTCGGCGCTCGATCCGGAACTGACCGGCGAGGTGCTCCTGGTGATGGAGAAGCTCGCCAAGGGCGGCATGACCATGCTGCTCGTCACCCATGAGATGAACTTCGCCCGCACGGTCGCGAATACCACCGTGTTCATGCATCAGGGCAAGATCTGGGAGCAGGGGCCGTCGAAGGAGCTCTTCGCCACGCCGCAGACGCCGGAACTCCGCAACTTTGTTAAGGCCGGAGCTCAATAA
- a CDS encoding 2-hydroxyacid dehydrogenase, with amino-acid sequence MRIVFHGQNAASFSHGFADLLGAPAEICILPDRLESEDEQRAYAEADTIIGVKFDAGLPHPSRLKLFHVPGAGYDAVNLGLLPASAAVCNCFGHEQAIAEYVMSALLARHIPLADADARLRRGDWAYWAGAPERVHGEIAGKTIGLLGFGHIGKAIAARAKAFEMKVHVANRSAVPVSPLVDRAFTLDALGDFCASADFIVVSVPLTESTEGIIGKAALAAMRPSAVVINVGRGPTIDEQALFDALQAGRIGGAIIDTWYRYPAAGDGAPLPANLPFHTLSNVLMTPHMSGWTSGTISRRQAVIAENIRRRLAGEPLVNVVRASA; translated from the coding sequence ATGCGGATCGTCTTCCACGGGCAGAATGCGGCCTCCTTCAGCCACGGTTTTGCCGATCTCCTCGGTGCCCCGGCGGAGATCTGCATCCTGCCGGACAGGCTCGAAAGCGAGGACGAGCAGCGCGCCTATGCGGAGGCGGACACGATCATCGGCGTGAAGTTCGATGCCGGCCTGCCGCATCCATCCCGGCTGAAGCTCTTCCATGTTCCCGGCGCGGGCTACGACGCCGTCAATCTCGGCCTGCTGCCGGCCTCGGCCGCGGTCTGCAACTGCTTCGGTCACGAGCAGGCCATCGCCGAATATGTGATGAGCGCCTTGCTTGCCCGGCACATCCCGCTTGCTGATGCCGATGCACGCCTGCGCCGGGGCGACTGGGCCTATTGGGCCGGCGCGCCGGAGCGCGTCCATGGCGAGATCGCCGGCAAGACGATCGGCCTGCTCGGCTTTGGCCATATCGGCAAGGCGATCGCCGCCCGCGCCAAGGCTTTTGAAATGAAGGTCCATGTCGCCAACCGCAGCGCCGTGCCGGTTTCGCCGCTGGTGGACCGCGCCTTCACGCTCGATGCACTCGGCGATTTCTGTGCCTCGGCTGACTTCATTGTCGTCTCGGTGCCGCTGACCGAAAGCACCGAGGGCATCATCGGCAAGGCCGCCCTCGCGGCGATGCGGCCGAGCGCGGTGGTGATCAATGTCGGGCGCGGGCCCACCATCGACGAGCAGGCGCTGTTCGACGCGCTGCAGGCCGGTCGTATCGGCGGGGCGATCATCGACACCTGGTATCGCTATCCCGCGGCGGGGGACGGTGCGCCTCTACCCGCGAATCTGCCTTTCCACACGCTTTCGAACGTCTTGATGACGCCGCACATGTCCGGCTGGACGAGCGGCACCATCAGCCGCCGCCAGGCGGTCATCGCCGAGAACATCAGGCGCCGCCTTGCGGGCGAGCCGCTCGTCAATGTCGTGCGCGCGAGCGCCTGA
- a CDS encoding transporter substrate-binding domain-containing protein, which translates to MNILNPLRIAGTLLALGAGMLAESQASAQTVTEIVKRGKVKVGVLIGAPPYGSVDAQGNAVGYDADVTALVGKYLGVPVEIVQLTPPSRIPALEAGKVDFLVATLAPTPERAKAVMFTIPYSAFQTGIYAKKGVAIKNWEDLRGRKVGVNRGSSVEREFTNREKELNLTILRFEDDATTMQALFSGQVEAIAGPDAQANAAIKARGESETELKFVFGMQPNSMTVRKDAYELKQWLNNMIYYIKQNGELNAISEKWVGGPLPQLPTF; encoded by the coding sequence ATGAACATTCTCAACCCTCTCAGGATCGCCGGCACGCTGCTGGCGCTCGGCGCCGGCATGCTGGCGGAGAGCCAAGCCTCGGCGCAGACCGTCACGGAGATCGTCAAGCGCGGCAAGGTCAAGGTCGGCGTGCTGATCGGCGCTCCGCCCTATGGCTCGGTCGATGCCCAGGGCAATGCCGTCGGCTACGATGCGGACGTGACCGCGCTCGTCGGCAAATATCTCGGCGTGCCGGTCGAGATCGTGCAGCTCACCCCGCCCTCGCGCATCCCGGCGCTGGAAGCGGGCAAGGTCGACTTCCTGGTGGCGACGCTGGCGCCCACGCCCGAACGCGCCAAGGCGGTGATGTTCACCATCCCCTACAGCGCCTTCCAGACCGGCATCTACGCCAAGAAGGGCGTGGCCATCAAAAACTGGGAGGACCTGCGTGGCCGCAAGGTCGGCGTCAACCGGGGCTCCAGCGTCGAACGCGAGTTCACCAACCGCGAGAAGGAACTCAACCTCACCATCCTGCGCTTCGAGGACGACGCCACCACCATGCAGGCGCTGTTCTCCGGCCAGGTCGAGGCCATCGCCGGCCCCGACGCGCAGGCCAATGCCGCGATCAAGGCGCGCGGCGAGAGCGAGACCGAGCTGAAGTTCGTCTTCGGCATGCAGCCGAACTCGATGACCGTCCGCAAGGACGCCTATGAGCTGAAGCAGTGGCTCAACAACATGATCTACTACATCAAGCAGAACGGCGAGCTGAACGCGATCTCCGAGAAGTGGGTCGGCGGGCCGCTGCCGCAGCTCCCCACCTTCTGA
- a CDS encoding alpha/beta hydrolase, whose product MRVALLHKAGLRSFSAGAAALLLAGCAGDVKGVLLPVSASAPDTSKVTMLVATTRAPDQDAGILFSGERGKPAFAEITVSLPPGTRRKVGEVQWPSQLPGNPETDFVTLKVDKLDRAQAVSRFHKAVMKVPKRRVMVFIHGFNNRFEDAVYRFAQIVKDSDANVVPILFTWPSRGSIFAYGYDRESGNYSRTALENLLQDLARDPAVGEVSILAHSMGNWVTMEALRQMAIRNGSIPPKIANVMLAAPDVDVDVFRSQITDIHGKLPRFTVFVSQDDRALAVSRRVWGSTARLGAIDPDVEPYRSELAKTGITVLNLTKLRSGDSLNHGKFAESPEVVQLIGTRLVEGQPITDSRVGLGERLMEVTAGTAAAVGTAAGLAISAPIAVVDPHTRRNFNDTMEHVGRSVSDAGQATGDAVAAPFEGGKAVGR is encoded by the coding sequence ATGCGTGTTGCGTTACTTCACAAGGCCGGGCTCCGGTCTTTCTCGGCGGGAGCCGCGGCCTTGTTGCTCGCGGGCTGCGCCGGGGATGTGAAGGGGGTGCTTCTGCCCGTGAGCGCGTCCGCTCCGGATACGAGCAAGGTCACCATGCTGGTGGCGACAACGCGTGCGCCCGACCAGGATGCCGGCATCCTGTTCTCCGGAGAGCGCGGCAAGCCCGCCTTCGCCGAGATCACCGTCTCGCTGCCGCCGGGAACCCGTCGCAAGGTCGGCGAGGTGCAGTGGCCGAGCCAGCTGCCGGGCAATCCCGAGACGGATTTCGTCACGCTCAAGGTGGACAAGCTCGACCGGGCGCAGGCGGTGTCGCGTTTCCACAAGGCTGTGATGAAGGTGCCCAAGCGCAGGGTGATGGTCTTCATCCATGGCTTCAACAACCGCTTCGAGGACGCGGTCTACCGCTTCGCCCAGATCGTGAAGGACTCGGACGCGAACGTCGTGCCGATCCTCTTCACCTGGCCGTCGCGCGGCTCGATCTTCGCCTATGGCTATGATCGCGAGAGCGGCAATTATTCCCGCACCGCATTGGAAAATCTGCTGCAGGACCTAGCCCGCGACCCGGCGGTCGGGGAGGTCTCGATCCTCGCCCATTCGATGGGGAACTGGGTGACGATGGAGGCGCTGCGCCAGATGGCGATCCGGAACGGAAGCATCCCGCCGAAGATCGCCAATGTCATGCTTGCAGCACCGGATGTCGACGTTGATGTCTTCCGCAGCCAGATCACCGACATCCACGGCAAGTTGCCGCGCTTTACCGTGTTCGTCTCGCAGGACGACCGCGCACTTGCCGTCTCGCGGCGCGTCTGGGGCAGCACGGCGAGGCTGGGCGCGATCGATCCCGATGTCGAGCCCTATCGGTCGGAGCTCGCGAAGACCGGCATCACCGTGCTGAACCTGACCAAGCTGCGCTCCGGCGACAGCCTCAATCACGGCAAGTTCGCCGAAAGCCCGGAGGTCGTGCAGTTGATCGGCACACGCCTGGTCGAAGGCCAGCCGATCACGGATTCGCGGGTCGGCCTCGGCGAGCGCCTGATGGAGGTGACCGCTGGCACCGCAGCGGCTGTCGGTACGGCTGCGGGCCTCGCAATCTCGGCGCCGATCGCCGTGGTCGATCCTCATACGCGCCGGAATTTCAACGACACGATGGAGCATGTCGGTCGATCGGTATCCGATGCCGGCCAAGCGACGGGCGATGCTGTCGCCGCCCCGTTCGAGGGGGGGAAGGCCGTCGGCCGTTGA
- a CDS encoding amino acid ABC transporter permease encodes MQFQFEPVLAEADRILNGVLLTIGLSFGAIVLGLALAILLVAAKSLFGRWVGLLVDAYVELMRNTPFLVQLFMLFFGLPLLGIRMSGTEAALLAMTLNLGAYATEIIRAGVDSIHRSQLEAGVSLAMTERQVFQHVVLMPALARVWPALSSQFVLMLLASSICSFIAVPELSGTAAIIEQNTFRSFETYIVVTIIYLVLALTLKVALLWLGRKIFPRLSSVDRLDAKAEAA; translated from the coding sequence ATGCAATTCCAGTTCGAGCCGGTCCTCGCCGAGGCGGACCGGATCCTCAACGGCGTGCTGCTGACCATCGGGCTGTCCTTCGGCGCGATCGTGCTCGGCCTCGCCCTCGCGATCCTGCTCGTTGCGGCGAAGAGCCTGTTCGGCCGCTGGGTCGGCCTGCTGGTCGACGCCTATGTCGAGCTGATGCGCAACACGCCTTTCCTGGTGCAGCTCTTCATGTTGTTCTTCGGCCTGCCGCTGCTCGGCATCCGCATGTCGGGGACGGAAGCGGCGCTGCTCGCCATGACGCTGAACCTCGGCGCCTATGCGACCGAGATCATCCGCGCCGGCGTCGACTCGATCCATCGCTCGCAGCTCGAAGCCGGCGTCTCGCTCGCCATGACCGAGCGCCAGGTCTTCCAGCATGTCGTGCTCATGCCGGCACTCGCGCGGGTCTGGCCGGCACTGTCGAGCCAGTTCGTGCTGATGCTGCTGGCCTCCTCGATCTGCTCCTTCATCGCGGTTCCGGAGCTGTCCGGCACCGCCGCGATCATCGAGCAGAACACCTTCCGCAGCTTCGAGACCTATATCGTCGTCACCATCATATATCTGGTGCTGGCACTGACGCTGAAGGTCGCGCTGCTCTGGCTCGGGCGGAAAATCTTCCCGCGGCTCTCGAGCGTCGACCGGCTCGACGCCAAGGCGGAGGCCGCCTGA
- a CDS encoding amino acid ABC transporter permease, whose protein sequence is MTIFGWPEALFIVRAAGWTLLLTAISFLIGGLLGGVFAILRLSRIKAVRRFAASYILVIQSIPVLMVLFMSYYGLSLVGIELPPFFAASASLAIYVSAYLAEIWRGSIESVPFQQWEASASLAHSPAQTYRHVILPQAIRISLPPTVGFLVQLVKNTSIVSVVGFVELARAGQLVNNATFQPFQVFTLVAALYFCICFPLSRLSRHLEKVMNASRSH, encoded by the coding sequence ATGACGATCTTCGGTTGGCCCGAGGCCCTCTTCATCGTCCGCGCCGCCGGCTGGACGCTGCTGCTGACGGCGATCTCCTTCCTGATCGGCGGCCTCCTCGGTGGCGTCTTCGCGATCCTGCGCCTGTCACGGATCAAGGCTGTCCGGCGCTTCGCCGCCAGCTATATTCTGGTGATCCAGTCGATCCCGGTGCTCATGGTGCTGTTCATGAGCTATTACGGGCTGTCGCTCGTCGGCATCGAACTGCCGCCCTTCTTCGCAGCCTCCGCGTCGCTGGCGATCTATGTCAGCGCCTATCTCGCCGAGATCTGGCGCGGTTCGATCGAATCCGTGCCCTTCCAGCAATGGGAGGCCTCGGCCTCGCTCGCCCATTCGCCGGCGCAGACCTATCGCCATGTCATCCTGCCGCAGGCGATCCGCATCTCGCTGCCGCCGACGGTCGGCTTCCTCGTGCAGCTCGTGAAGAACACCTCGATCGTTTCGGTCGTCGGCTTCGTCGAACTCGCTCGCGCCGGCCAGCTCGTCAACAACGCGACCTTCCAGCCCTTCCAGGTCTTCACGCTGGTGGCGGCGCTCTATTTCTGCATCTGCTTCCCACTCTCCCGGCTCAGCCGCCATCTGGAAAAGGTGATGAATGCCAGCCGTTCTCATTGA